In Neoarius graeffei isolate fNeoGra1 chromosome 15, fNeoGra1.pri, whole genome shotgun sequence, a single genomic region encodes these proteins:
- the enc3 gene encoding ectodermal-neural cortex 3: MSVSSHENRKSRSSSGSMNIHLFHKTSHADSLLTQLNLLRKRCVFTDVVLRAGNRAFPCHRAVLASCSRYFEAMFNGGLKESRDTEVNFHDSLHPEVLELLLDYAYSARIIINEENAESLLEAGDMLQFHDIRDASAEFLEKNLHPLNCLGMMLLSDAHQCQRLYELSWRMCLANFATLYRTEDFLNLPKYQVQELIFSEELEVEDESVVYEAVIDWVKADIGRRLSDLPELLRCVRLALLPETYLLKNVVSEELIMRDKVCREIVEDAVRCKMKILQNDGVVTGFCARPRKVSQALLLLGGQTFMCDKVYMIDHKTKEIMLKTDLPSPRKECSACAIGCKVYVTGGRGSENGASKDVWVYDTLHDEWSKAAQMFVARFGHGSAELDHVLYVVGGHTSLSGSFPASPSVSLKQVEQYNPQSNKWTLVAPLREGVSNAAVVGAKNKLFAFGGTSVNRDKYPKVQCFDPYENRWTVPATCPQLWRYTAAAAVGNQIVVIGGDTEFSAGSAYRFNSETYQWTKFVDVTAKRISCHAVASGNRLYVVGGYCGAQRCKTLDCYDPSTDSWDSVTSVPYSLIPTAFVSTWRYLPS, encoded by the coding sequence atgtctgtgagtaGCCACGAAAATCGCAAGTCCAGATCGAGCTCCGGCTCCATGAACATCCATCTTTTCCACAAAACGTCGCATGCCGACAGCCTGCTTACTCAGTTGAACCTTCTGCGCAAACGCTGCGTCTTCACAGATGTTGTGCTCCGGGCTGGAAATCGAGCTTTCCCATGTCATCGGGCCGTCCTGGCCTCCTGCAGCCGCTACTTTGAAGCCATGTTTAACGGTGGACTCAAGGAGTCCCGAGACACAGAAGTCAATTTCCATGACTCTTTACACCCGGAGGTCCTGGAGCTTCTGTTGGACTATGCATACTCCGCCCGCATCATCATCAATGAGGAGAACGCGGAGTCGTTGCTTGAGGCCGGAGACATGCTGCAGTTCCACGACATCCGAGATGCCTCGGCAGAATTCCTGGAGAAGAACCTGCACCCGTTGAACTGCCTCGGGATGATGCTCCTCTCTGATGCGCATCAATGTCAAAGGCTTTACGAGCTCTCTTGGCGGATGTGCTTGGCGAATTTTGCCACCCTTTACCGGACCGAGGACTTCCTGAACCTCCCGAAATACCAAGTTCAGGAGCTGATCTTCAGCGAGGAGCTGGAGGTGGAGGATGAGAGCGTAGTATATGAGGCAGTTATAGACTGGGTGAAAGCTGATATTGGAAGAAGACTCTCCGACTTGCCTGAGCTATTGCGCTGTGTCCGTTTAGCACTTCTTCCAGAGACCTACCTGCTCAAAAACGTCGTCTCTGAAGAGCTCATCATGAGAGATAAAGTGTGTCGAGAGATTGTTGAAGATGCTGTACGATGCAAGATGAAGATCCTCCAGAATGACGGTGTGGTCACTGGTTTCTGCGCTCGACCCAGGAAAGTCAGCCAAGCTCTGCTGCTCCTGGGAGGTCAGACTTTTATGTGTGATAAAGTGTACATGATAGACCACAAAACAAAAGAGATCATGCTCAAAACGGACCTTCCAAGTCCTCGAAAAGAGTGCAGTGCCTGCGCTATTGGCTGTAAAGTTTATGTTACAGGAGGCAGAGGCTCTGAAAATGGTGCCTCGAAAGATGTCTGGGTCTATGATACCTTACATGACGAGTGGTCCAAGGCTGCACAGATGTTTGTagccagatttggacatggctcaGCTGAATTGGACCATGTCCTGTATGTCGTAGGAGGCCACACTTCTCTGTCAGGCTCATTTCCTGCCTCTCCGTCAGTCTCACTCAAACAGGTGGAACAGTATAACCCGCAGTCTAACAAATGGACTCTAGTTGCACCTCTTCGGGAAGGTGTGAGCAATGCTGCAGTTGTAGGAGCCAAAAACAAGCTATTTGCTTTTGGTGGAACCAGCGTCAACAGGGACAAATACCCCAAGGTGCAATGTTTTGACCCCTATGAGAACAGGTGGACGGTGCCGGCCACTTGCCCTCAGCTTTGGCGTTacacagcagcagcagctgtCGGCAATCAAATCGTGGTCATTGGCGGAGATACAGAGTTCTCTGCAGGCTCGGCATATCGGTTCAACAGCGAAACGTACCAGTGGACTAAATTCGTTGACGTCACGGCAAAAAGGATCAGCTGCCATGCCGTCGCCTCGGGTAACCGACTCTACGTGGTGGGAGGGTATTGCGGTGCTCAAAGGTGTAAAACACTGGACTGTTACGACCCCTCGACTGACTCTTGGGACAGCGTGACTAGCGTCCCCTATTCCCTCATTCCCACTGCATTTGTTAGCACATGGAGATACCTGCCATCCTGA